One genomic window of Pagrus major chromosome 22, Pma_NU_1.0 includes the following:
- the drc1 gene encoding dynein regulatory complex protein 1, whose product MEEVEKDPEEASEPSVLSENQEAKSGVSTQEAEEDPTEVKEESRESRPEEEEEVEESEKRIIDLQRDLSTLVTNIQTAADGKESMRRTELEEARRLRLERLENDVKSSQERFEEITRGWSIAKQKVIPQELQEDLNNQQELWAVLLEDKKKLINDLQQELKAGDDRYVKDLRKQVEELDLMMERMEDQIKTLTKAYREELAQMEVERLTQRKEKVEEYEATIHNLILETSDKDSIVWTEQNEKFQVLERGLQQMKGASMVAKLKEIKQEDDLSRNKFNLVHMKSRIISLGTDMRNLVDKYRTQEKQFTKRSRYLSDDYKRNVQQYECIQKKIKHFAAADVKKFEDMWLMIEAEVKQLVERVLVIESLIYKQHLGLVWERPPMPFMEHSGPIQPQKQAWRPDRQAKSQSFQTGSQRMTDASVGPQLEAYTESTDMETYKEGRVAQSESGAEVEEGKLTTETVKEVMELLCDEAGFLVEEKLLSLLAPLEKEEQTVVKLASLLTSFGIEQEDLPKLAHFLIKSKHQQREQTEVRKETDATNLTSELIDPKHVVPALKYFLEQLTRKSSACQHFSFQHVETRDASEDEAYWESMGNVIPEDKLKLWDAAENTLTQYHAVLTEISDLVPETESLEQQNKELRMVLQQYINTKLIVKTGRFGANDNSVIGETHNHKQRLEHK is encoded by the exons ATGGAAGAAGTTGAGAAGGATCCAGAGGAGGCGTCTGAACCCTCTGTGTTGTCCGAAAACCAGGAGGCCAAGAGCGG GGTCTCCACacaggaggcggaggaggaccCCACTGAGGTCAAAGAGGAGTCACGGGAGAGCCGgccagaagaggaggaggaggtggaggaaagtgAAAAG AGGATAATCGACCTGCAGAGAGATTTGTCAACATTGGTAACAAACAtccaaacagcagctgatggcAAAGAGTCAATGCGAAGGACAGAGTTGGAGGAAGCACGCAGACTTAG ATTGGAGCGGCTGGAGAATGATGTAAAATCCAGCCAGGAAAGGTTTGAGGAGATCACCAGAGGGTGGTCAATAGCTAAGCAGAAGGTGATCcctcaggagctgcaggaggaccTCAACAACCAGCAGGAGTTATGGGCTGTTCTCTtagaagacaagaaaaaactCATCAACGACCTACAACAG GAGCTAAAGGCTGGAGATGATCGCTATGTTAAGGACTTAAGGAAGCAGGTAGAGGAGCTGGACCTGATGATGGAGAGGATGGAAGACCAGATCAAAACCCTGACAAAGGCCTACAGGGAGGAGCTGGCTCAGATGGAG GTGGAGAGGTTGAcgcagaggaaggagaaagtggAGGAGTACGAAGCCACAATTCACAATCTGATTTTGGAGACCAGCGACAAGGATAGCATAGTCTGGACAGAACAGAATGAAAAGTTTCAG GTTCTGGAGAGAGGTCTTCAACAAATGAAGGGCGCCAGTATGGTTGCGAAGCTAAAAGAAATAAAGCAAGAGGATGACTTATCAAGAAACAAATTCAACCTGGTCCATATGAAGAGCAGGATCATCAG TCTGGGGACAGATATGAGAAACCTGGTGGATAAGTACAGGACTCAGGAGAAACAGTTTACAAAGAGGAGCCGGTATTTGTCTGACGACTACAAACGCAACGTCCAGCAATATGAATGCATACAGAAGAAAATCAA GCACTTTGCAGCCGCTGATGTAAAAAAATTTGAGGACATGTGGCTGATGATCGAAGCAGAGGTGAAGCAACTGGTGGAGAGGGTTTTGGTCATTGAGTCACTGATCTACAAGCAGCACCTTGGTCTAGTCTGGGAGCGGCCTCCTATGCCGTTCATGGAGCACTCTGGTCCCATTCAGCCTCAGAAACAGGCCTGGAGGCCCGACCGCCAGGCCAAGTCACAGTCGTTTCAAACCGGCAGTCAGAGGATGACGGACGCCTCAGTCGGGCCTCAGCTGGAGGCTTACACTGAGAGCACGGACATGGAAACGTACAAGGAAGGGAGAGTGGCACAAAGCGAGAGCGgtgcagaggtggaggaggggaagTTGACGACGGAGACGGTGAAGGAAGtgatggagctgctgtgtgatgaGGCG ggCTTCCTGGTAGAGGAGAAACTCCTGAGCCTGCTGGCCCCCCTGGAGAAGGAAGAGCAGACTGTTGTGAAGCTGGCCTCTCTCCTTACT TCTTTTGGCATCGAACAGGAGGATTTGCCTAAGTTGGCTCATTTCTTAATAAAGTCCaaacatcagcagagagagcagactGAGGTGAGGAAGGAGACAGATGCA ACCAACCTAACGTCTGAACTCATTGATCCAAAACATGTCGTGCCCGCTCTGAAATATTTCCTAGAGCAGCTCACAAG GAAGAGCTCAGCCTGCCAACACTTCAGTTTTCAGCATGTAGAAACTCGTGATGCTTCAGAGGACGAAGCCTACTGGGAGAGTATGGGCAACGTGATCCCCGAGGACAAACTGAAACTCTGGGACGCAGCGGAGAACACGCTGACGCAGTACCA TGCGGTCCTGACGGAGATCTCTGACCTCGTCCCTGAGACTGAAAGTCTTGAGCAGCAGAACAAAGAGCTGCGGATGGTGCTGCAACA ATATATAAACACGAAATTAATTGTAAAAACAGGCAGGTTTGGTGCAAACGATAACTCTGTAATTGGTGAAACACATAATCACAAACAAAGACTGGAACACAAATGA